The following coding sequences are from one uncultured Fibrobacter sp. window:
- a CDS encoding MlaD family protein encodes MKKNSVLYFSVGLVVLLAVVVLVFGIFFLNEKDPREKFNTFHLKFTQVSTLVLDDPVKINGVKLGKVENIELSGHRVVVTIRLRDDVRIPKDSEIRVQNIGIMGERQIGIILGDEEKYFTPGDTIDGQFDAGIAEALGLAGEVCDSTKVLLESVKAALNGTISNPEFQDRFKTLLDKAENLEDRLMGLVQNTDPQLKRTLAGLNEATGKVNQLVDGVKQPIDSLFANTDKVVGNANNLIGELEGVTKHLDELVGQVQAKTQAKDNTVGLLLNDKTLHDELVKTVRSADSLFRIILQDGLDINVDFF; translated from the coding sequence ATGAAGAAGAATTCTGTACTATACTTTTCTGTAGGCCTCGTCGTTCTCCTAGCCGTGGTTGTGCTGGTGTTCGGCATTTTCTTCTTGAACGAGAAGGACCCGCGGGAAAAATTCAATACGTTCCATTTGAAGTTTACGCAGGTGAGCACCCTTGTCCTGGATGACCCTGTCAAGATTAATGGCGTCAAACTCGGCAAGGTCGAAAATATCGAACTTTCCGGCCACCGCGTCGTGGTGACCATCCGCCTGCGCGACGATGTGAGAATCCCGAAGGATTCCGAAATCCGCGTCCAGAATATCGGTATCATGGGCGAACGCCAGATTGGCATTATTCTCGGTGACGAGGAAAAGTATTTTACTCCGGGCGATACGATCGACGGCCAGTTCGATGCCGGCATTGCCGAAGCGCTTGGTCTGGCTGGCGAAGTTTGCGACAGCACCAAGGTCTTGCTCGAATCGGTGAAGGCCGCGCTGAACGGGACTATCTCCAATCCGGAATTCCAGGACCGTTTCAAGACCTTGCTCGACAAGGCTGAAAATCTCGAGGACCGCCTGATGGGCCTCGTGCAGAACACGGATCCGCAGCTCAAGAGGACTTTGGCTGGGCTTAACGAAGCGACGGGCAAGGTGAACCAATTGGTCGACGGCGTGAAACAGCCTATCGACAGCCTCTTTGCCAATACGGACAAGGTGGTGGGCAATGCCAACAACCTCATCGGTGAGCTGGAAGGCGTCACCAAGCACCTGGACGAACTGGTTGGCCAGGTGCAGGCGAAGACGCAGGCTAAGGACAACACCGTTGGGCTCCTGTTGAACGATAAGACACTGCACGACGAACTGGTCAAGACGGTTCGTTCTGCGGACAGCCTTTTCAGAATCATTCTTCAGGATGGTCTGGATATAAATGTGGACTTCTTCTGA
- a CDS encoding HPr family phosphocarrier protein: protein MIVKTLTVTNKLGVHARPAGMIVDITGQAKSDVSIVFEGSKANAKSILNVMMLAIPAGSEVKFEVDGEDEETIVQQLEQLFNDHFNEEPC, encoded by the coding sequence ATGATTGTAAAAACATTGACGGTCACTAACAAACTTGGCGTGCATGCCCGACCTGCGGGCATGATCGTGGATATCACGGGGCAAGCCAAGAGTGATGTTTCCATTGTTTTCGAAGGCTCGAAGGCAAATGCCAAGAGCATTTTGAATGTAATGATGCTTGCGATTCCTGCTGGCTCCGAAGTCAAGTTCGAAGTCGATGGCGAGGATGAAGAAACCATAGTTCAACAATTGGAACAACTCTTTAATGACCACTTCAACGAAGAACCGTGTTGA
- a CDS encoding VWA domain-containing protein translates to MRFAEPDFLWCLFTLPLFALLFVYAYHRRKKLAARFVSLSMLPKLSTSVSPWRRLTKILLLLLALAFLFVALARPQWGHKMEHIERRGLDLVLLQDISLSMLAEDIKPNRLVRSRHEIAAFLESLSGDRVGLVAFSGEAQVMVPLTLDYGTVQMMLQELNPGWLMPGTNLESAIRKGMQLFKNSGGAGKYSVMILMSDGEELEAEAVNAAKEAAELGIRIYTVGIGSREGVPIPVKTKNGEVAYKKDVQGNIVTTRLEEGTLQEIANVTGGLYFYANPSEFQLQKVLTEIASLEKKEQATDRLENYQDRYQIFLGLAALLFLVEALVSERGRRRRQLAGRFS, encoded by the coding sequence ATGCGATTTGCCGAACCTGATTTTCTGTGGTGCCTGTTTACGTTGCCGCTGTTTGCCTTGCTGTTCGTCTACGCGTATCACCGTCGCAAGAAACTTGCCGCACGTTTTGTTTCGCTCTCCATGCTCCCCAAGCTTTCGACCTCGGTGTCCCCTTGGCGGCGCTTGACCAAGATTTTGCTGCTTTTGCTTGCGCTTGCGTTCCTGTTCGTTGCGCTTGCCCGCCCGCAGTGGGGCCACAAGATGGAACATATCGAGCGTCGTGGCCTCGACCTCGTGCTTTTGCAGGACATTTCCCTTTCGATGTTGGCGGAGGATATCAAGCCGAACCGCCTTGTGCGTTCGCGTCACGAAATTGCCGCCTTCCTGGAATCGCTTTCGGGTGACCGCGTGGGCCTAGTCGCGTTCAGTGGCGAGGCGCAGGTGATGGTGCCGCTCACGCTTGATTACGGTACCGTGCAGATGATGTTGCAAGAACTGAATCCGGGTTGGCTGATGCCGGGTACGAACTTGGAATCGGCTATCCGCAAGGGGATGCAGTTGTTCAAGAATTCCGGCGGTGCCGGGAAGTATTCCGTGATGATTTTGATGAGCGACGGCGAAGAACTTGAAGCCGAAGCCGTGAACGCGGCGAAGGAAGCCGCCGAACTCGGTATCAGGATTTATACGGTGGGTATAGGCTCCCGCGAAGGCGTGCCCATACCGGTAAAGACCAAGAACGGCGAGGTCGCCTACAAGAAGGACGTGCAGGGCAACATTGTCACTACGCGCCTCGAAGAAGGGACTTTGCAAGAAATTGCCAACGTGACGGGTGGCCTGTATTTCTATGCGAACCCGAGCGAGTTCCAGTTGCAGAAGGTGCTGACGGAAATCGCATCGCTCGAGAAAAAGGAGCAGGCGACGGATCGTCTGGAAAACTACCAGGACCGCTACCAGATATTCTTGGGTCTTGCGGCGCTCTTGTTCCTTGTCGAGGCGCTTGTTTCCGAACGTGGCCGCCGTCGCCGCCAGCTTGCTGGCCGCTTCAGCTAA
- a CDS encoding pitrilysin family protein, producing the protein MRKFVSFSAITALALVACSGAPAPETSAGEVTPRVAAQDSAVAPAPATPAASAVPASYKDIAFPEFRYVAPYPKDFRVQLSDSITGYVVSDRTLPLVNFTVFFDEPHESLALKDEAASSMVGAMFRRGGAVGLPAHALDDSLEFVSAGISTSTGTFTSSFDIDCLSKDFPAMLALVKKIVKEPAFDKDQLEIVKANFVTSYDRRYDTPGKVLQALQMKVNYAPSPRLWDANAQEYSKVSVADVKRLSKGLFSSRRIIFALSGDVDRDSAVTMLKEFFADLPTAPVAVKVPPKPLEFLRKPGVYVVDRDITQANIVMNQPFVRRPHPDYYPAAVASFILGGGSFSSRLMNRVRSDEGLAYSVYSAVGNEYRDTALTTIALQTKVESVDFAIKLVFEEVEKLAKDGPTAEELAQAKKSLVESLPSLFDSPEATAVIFAKGELLGKTYDHYLEYVKEINAVTAEQVKAMIAKYFSRDKMTISIVGPVAKFDALKPFTVLSLDSLEFR; encoded by the coding sequence ATGCGTAAGTTTGTATCGTTTTCTGCCATTACCGCACTGGCCCTGGTTGCGTGTTCCGGGGCTCCAGCTCCCGAGACGTCGGCTGGGGAGGTGACTCCGCGTGTTGCCGCTCAGGATTCCGCTGTGGCGCCTGCTCCTGCAACTCCTGCCGCTTCCGCTGTACCGGCTAGCTACAAGGATATCGCTTTCCCCGAGTTCCGCTATGTCGCTCCGTACCCGAAAGATTTCAGGGTGCAGCTTTCCGACAGCATTACGGGTTACGTCGTGTCGGACCGGACACTCCCGCTTGTGAATTTTACCGTGTTCTTTGATGAACCGCACGAATCCCTCGCTCTCAAGGACGAAGCTGCTAGTTCTATGGTCGGTGCCATGTTCCGCCGTGGCGGTGCCGTAGGGCTTCCGGCCCATGCGCTGGACGATTCTCTTGAATTCGTGAGTGCGGGCATTTCGACTTCGACGGGAACATTTACGTCGTCGTTCGATATCGACTGCCTTTCGAAGGATTTCCCTGCGATGCTCGCTCTGGTGAAGAAGATTGTAAAGGAACCCGCGTTCGACAAGGATCAACTCGAAATCGTGAAGGCGAACTTCGTGACCAGTTACGATCGCCGTTACGATACTCCGGGGAAGGTCTTGCAGGCGTTGCAGATGAAGGTGAACTACGCTCCTTCGCCCAGGCTCTGGGATGCAAACGCACAGGAATACTCCAAGGTCTCTGTCGCCGATGTGAAACGCCTTTCTAAGGGACTGTTCTCGTCCCGTCGCATCATCTTTGCGCTGTCGGGCGATGTGGACCGCGATTCTGCGGTGACCATGCTCAAGGAATTTTTCGCCGACCTCCCGACGGCTCCGGTTGCCGTGAAGGTTCCGCCGAAACCGCTCGAGTTCTTGCGCAAGCCAGGTGTTTACGTGGTGGACCGCGACATTACCCAGGCGAACATCGTGATGAACCAGCCGTTCGTGCGTAGGCCCCATCCCGATTACTATCCTGCTGCCGTCGCAAGCTTTATCCTTGGCGGGGGGAGTTTCTCGAGCCGCTTGATGAACCGTGTGCGCAGCGACGAAGGCCTTGCCTATAGCGTCTATAGTGCAGTCGGCAACGAGTACCGCGACACGGCGCTCACGACGATTGCCTTGCAGACCAAGGTGGAGTCGGTTGATTTTGCCATCAAGCTCGTATTCGAAGAAGTGGAAAAATTGGCGAAGGATGGCCCGACCGCCGAAGAACTCGCCCAGGCGAAAAAGTCCTTGGTCGAGAGCCTGCCAAGTTTGTTCGATTCTCCGGAAGCGACGGCTGTCATCTTTGCGAAGGGAGAGCTCCTGGGCAAGACCTACGACCATTACTTGGAATACGTGAAGGAAATCAATGCGGTAACAGCCGAACAGGTGAAGGCGATGATTGCCAAGTATTTCAGCCGCGACAAGATGACGATTTCCATTGTCGGCCCGGTGGCGAAGTTCGATGCGCTGAAACCCTTCACGGTCCTTTCTCTGGACAGTCTTGAGTTTAGGTAG
- a CDS encoding RNA methyltransferase encodes MSELESLLARVTERRRDLLTEVVNRRTRHFCMVLEDLFDPHNISAVIRTAEVFGLQDVHIIEEDNAYSVNKSILKGSYKWMSLYLYKKRMLCMEKLRAKGYKIAVASTNTTNSVLDLDLSQPTAFYLGSEFHGNHPDTLAHADYEFKLPQYGITESMNVSVAGGVLMTYLDVYMQREGREKFALPAAERDQLLLDWLDRHVNGIENNSPIVRVDG; translated from the coding sequence ATGAGTGAATTGGAATCGTTGCTTGCCCGTGTGACGGAACGCCGTCGTGACTTGCTGACGGAGGTCGTCAATCGCCGTACAAGGCATTTCTGCATGGTTCTCGAGGACTTGTTCGACCCGCACAATATTTCGGCGGTCATCCGCACGGCAGAAGTGTTCGGGCTCCAGGACGTGCATATCATCGAAGAGGACAACGCCTACAGCGTGAACAAGTCTATCCTCAAGGGCAGCTACAAGTGGATGAGCCTTTACCTGTACAAGAAGCGCATGCTGTGCATGGAAAAGCTCCGCGCGAAGGGCTACAAGATTGCCGTCGCGAGCACGAACACGACGAACTCCGTGCTGGACCTCGACTTGAGCCAGCCTACCGCCTTCTATCTCGGGAGCGAGTTCCACGGGAACCATCCCGATACGCTCGCCCATGCCGATTACGAGTTCAAGTTGCCGCAGTACGGCATTACCGAGTCCATGAACGTCTCGGTTGCCGGTGGCGTGCTCATGACTTACCTCGACGTGTACATGCAGAGGGAAGGCCGCGAAAAGTTCGCCCTGCCTGCCGCCGAACGGGACCAGTTGCTTTTGGATTGGCTGGATCGCCACGTGAACGGTATCGAAAACAACAGTCCTATTGTCCGTGTAGATGGATAA
- a CDS encoding diguanylate cyclase, whose product MHNVALIEIGICCTAILLLVLYQYRISLLQFPEERTFKKILILMIAETILDIGGKLQFPDRFSNPDVKYLIVVLTAALTQFIPYLWNLFVHYKIFGSAYHFRKYAIPITIPLVMGVLYCITRIYQLQPGHKELSVTELWTITNSISIFYIVMASFISFRSAHKNNTKTGWRQQQYLCWIMLIPVVAIIIQIILQKLEIPIVTPVVTLVLLHIHISQQSMLITMDQQTGLNNERRLNNFLRDKTADLTSEQRLFLLTITLDNMRHVRRKFGRKKVEEIVIAFANFLRERMPSDNMFLAHYQKHSFAIVLEKKTWNDVEAFCNMLISTSNSAKLQRLVPWPITFSINYSEFGKPGVNNVIEFLDDAKNNCFKPTTSLYSRTGFEP is encoded by the coding sequence ATGCACAATGTTGCGCTAATAGAAATCGGCATCTGCTGTACAGCCATCCTGCTGCTGGTCTTGTACCAGTATCGTATTTCGCTTTTGCAGTTCCCCGAAGAACGCACGTTCAAGAAGATTCTCATCCTGATGATCGCGGAAACCATCCTGGACATCGGCGGCAAGCTCCAGTTCCCCGACAGGTTCTCGAATCCGGATGTCAAGTACCTCATCGTCGTGCTCACTGCGGCGCTAACGCAATTCATTCCCTATCTCTGGAACCTGTTCGTCCATTACAAGATTTTCGGGAGCGCCTACCATTTCCGTAAATACGCCATTCCCATCACCATCCCGCTCGTCATGGGCGTCCTATACTGCATCACGCGCATCTACCAACTGCAGCCTGGGCACAAGGAACTCAGCGTCACCGAACTGTGGACCATAACGAATTCCATCAGCATTTTCTACATAGTGATGGCGAGTTTCATTTCCTTTAGATCGGCACACAAGAACAACACAAAAACAGGCTGGAGGCAACAGCAATATCTTTGCTGGATCATGCTCATTCCTGTAGTCGCCATCATTATCCAGATAATCCTACAAAAACTCGAAATCCCCATCGTAACGCCTGTCGTGACCCTGGTGCTCCTGCACATCCATATTTCCCAGCAGAGCATGCTCATCACCATGGACCAGCAGACAGGCCTCAACAACGAGCGCAGACTCAACAACTTCCTCCGAGACAAGACAGCAGACCTCACCTCAGAACAGCGACTGTTCTTATTGACAATCACGCTGGACAACATGCGCCATGTCCGCCGCAAATTCGGCCGGAAAAAGGTAGAAGAAATTGTTATAGCATTCGCCAATTTTTTGCGGGAGCGAATGCCCAGCGACAACATGTTCTTGGCCCATTACCAAAAACACTCTTTCGCCATTGTCCTTGAAAAAAAGACCTGGAACGACGTGGAAGCCTTCTGCAACATGCTCATTTCCACCAGCAACTCCGCTAAGCTGCAAAGGCTTGTCCCTTGGCCGATAACTTTCAGCATCAACTATTCCGAATTCGGCAAGCCGGGAGTGAACAACGTCATCGAATTCCTGGACGACGCCAAGAACAACTGCTTCAAACCGACGACCTCGCTATACTCGAGGACTGGATTCGAGCCCTAA